The Amycolatopsis umgeniensis DNA segment TGTCGTTCATCAGGCCTCCATTCGTTCTCGTCCGTTGCCTTCGGATACCCGCCGGACGGGCCCCGAAACAGCGGGCCGGACGTGGCGCCGGACACGTTTGACTTTCGTCAGGCCTGGGCGAGTTCCGCCCACACGGTCTTGCCGTGTTCGTCGTGGTCCTGGCCCCACGCGGTGGCGCAGGCGTCGATGAGCGCGAGGCCGCGGCCACCGGTTTCCGAGGGCTGACGCGGGATCGCGGGTGCCTTGCCCGAGTCGTCGACCTCGATGCGCAGGCGGCCCGGCCGCCTCAGCAGGCGCACCTGCCTCGGCGGCTTCCCGTGCCGCACAGCGTTGGACACCAGTTCGTCCAGGACGAGGATCGTGTCCGTGAGGTCCGCTTCGGTGAAGTCACGAAGTTCCGCCCGCGCCCAGGCGCGCACCCTGGCCGGTTCGCTCAGGTCGCCACCGATGTCCAGGGTCAGGATTTCGACCTTGGCGCCGGTGCGTGCGGCCTGATCGGTGGACACGGGGACCTCCAGGTGCTCTGCGGCCAGTCGGGGCTCGCGAGGACCTAGTACCCCGAATGCCGCGAACCTTAACGATCATCCCTCAACGTTCACTGCCCGTGTGGCCGCACGGGTAGACCGTGCCCGCCGCGAGGGCTTCGCAGGCGGGGCAGTTGTTCACCGGCCGCTCGCGACGGCCCCAGAAGGGATGGGTGGCCCCGCAGAGCGCGGTGACCAGGTCACCGCGGCCGGGATCCGGGGTGCACACGGGACAGTAAGCGTGCGCCGCCCGCTCGATTTCGGCGGTCATCTTCCTCCTCGGGGGCTCGTCGTCCAGGTCATGGTCACCGTGGTGCCGTCGCCCCGGTACGCGCATTCGGCGTGGTCGGCGAGGCGCTCGATCAGCAGCAGACCGCGGCCGCGGATCGTGTCGGCCGGGTTCGCGGGCTTCCAGTTGCCGTAGTCGGTGACGACGATCTCGATCTCGTCGCGGTCGGCGGTGGCGCGGATGTCGATGACGCCGTCCGTGCCGTCCCGGTAGGCGTGTTCCGCGGAGTTGGCCAGCGCCTCGTTGCTCGCCAGGACGATGTCCTCCTGCCGTTCCCCGTCGACGCCGAGGCCGGCGAGCCAGATCGAGAGCTGCTTTCGGAGCCCGACGAGCCGTCCCGGTTCGGCGGGCACCCGATCGCGGAACTCGTGCGGCACCGGGGCCGGTACGTGCTTCATCGTTCGCCGCCTGTCGTGTGCTGGACGTGGATCACGGCGATGTCGTCGTCGTGGCGGTTGTGGGTGATCTCCTCGATGAGGTCGTCCCAGGCGGCCGCGTCACCGAGCCGGTCGCCGTATGCGACGAACGCGCCGAGCAGCCGTTCGATACCCAGCGTGATATCCCTCGTGGGGCTCTCCACCAGGCCGTCGGTGTACAGCAGCAGATCGGTGCCCGGCGGGAAGCCGGTCCGCTCCTCGGTGAACACGGTACCGACGCCCAGCGGCGGTGAGAGCGCCTCGCCGACCTGGTCGATCCGGCCGTCCGGGCGTCTCAGCACGGCGGGCGGATGCCCTGCGTTGGCGTAGGTCAGCGAGTGGTCCTCGGGATCGTGGACCGCGTAGAAACAGGTGACGAATCCGGGTTCCGTCAGCTGGGAGACGCGGCGCAGCAGTTCCGACGGCCGCAGCTCCAGCAGGGCGTAGGCGCGGATGGCCGTCCGGGTCTGGCCCATCACGGTCGCCGCCGGGACACCGTGCCCGACGACGTCGCCGATGACGAACGCCGTGCGCCCGGAGGGCAGGCGGATGACGTCGAACCAGTCGCCGCCGACGTTGATCCCGGTGGCGGCGGGCAGGTAGCGGGTGATGATCCGCAGGCCGGGGATGTCGGGCACCTCCGGCAGCATGCTGCGGGCCAGTTCGGTGACGAGGGTGCGCTCCCGTTCGTACAGCCGGGCGTTGTCCAGCGCGATCGCGCTGTAGCCGGCGATGCCCTCGGCGAGGTACTCGTGCCTTGCGGTGAACCGGCCCGGTTCGGCGTGGCCGAAGAAGAAACCGCCGAGGACCTTTCCGGTGGTCGGGCTCAGTACCGGCACCGCGAGATAGCTGCGGACCGGGAGATGCCCTTTCGGCATGCCGTTGTAGGGCGGGTTCTTGCCGAAACAGGGATCCGCGGTGATGTCGTCGCTACGGACGGTGCGGACGCCGTCGAAGGTGGGCGCGAAGATCTCGGTGTTGCGCGGCATGGGGAACTGGGAGAAGGCCTCGCGAGGGACACCGGACAGCGTGTACAGGGTGTAGGACTCGCCGAACTGGTCGACGAGGTTGTAGAAGAACGCGCCGAAGGCCGCCCCGGTCGCCTTCGTGGCGGAGTCCGTCGCGTCCTGCACGATCCGGTCGATGTCGAGTTGCGACGTCAGCCGGCGGCCGACCGAATGCAGCCCGTCGATCAGCGCGGCCTCGGCGCGCAGGCGCCCGACGAGCTCGACGAGCGGGGAGGCGTCAGCACCGGATTCCATCAGGCCTCCAGCGCCGCGGTCCTCGTCGGATACACCGCCAGCTCATCGGTGAGGCGGGTGAGCTCCAAGGGCCGCAGCACGACCCTGCTGCCCGCCACGACGCGGACCTGGGTGGTCCCCGCGCACAGCCGCTCCGCCCGGACCAGCTCCGCCATTCCCGCCGACGCCAGGAACTCCACGGCCGTCAGATCGACGATCATCACCGCGGGACGCAGCCGGAAGGCGCGTTCGACCATCAGCCGCAGCCTGGACGCGAGGGCGAGATCGAGCGCGCCGGTCACCTCGAGCACGGCCGTGTCGTCCGTGCCCTCCAGCGCGACTGCCCCGCTCTCCACTCTCTCCGATTCCGTCACCGGTTCATTTTGCCGGGGGACGCGGCGGCCCGCCATCCAGGCGGGCTCGGCCGCGCCCGCCGGTATAGGTCGTTATACATACTTTCGACCCTGTCCGACATCCGGTGATACTTGTTCCGCGTTTTCCGGTTTACCCGGCCCCGAATCCGCTCAGCACCATGGCATCCGGTTTCGGGAATTCGCATCGGAACACATTTCTATCGCCCGACAGAAGGGATTAATCGAGTTTCTCACGCCAATTACCCCGACATTACCAAACCCTTTACTTACTGGTCTTTTCGAGTGATCAACACCCATGATCACCTTCGCGGAAAGACAGTGGGCAGCCACTGCCGCTAGCATTGCGCTCGTTCCCCGGACAGACTCGGCACGTCCTGTTCGCGCTGTCTGCCTCATTCACGACTTTAGTCGGGAGGTCGCGAGCGTGCGCTCGCCACGAAAAGCCAACGGAAACGGCTCCGAAAACCACCACAACGAAGGCGCGGCGACCACGGCCCTGCTCCGGCTCGGCCGTTATCTGACCCGGGCGGAGAGTTCGGCGGATCTGCGCTCCGTACACCTGACCGGTGGCCGGGAAGCCGACGCTTTCTACCGTGATCGCTGGAGCCACGACAAGGTGGTCCCGTCGACGCACGGCGTGAACTGCACCGGTTCTTGCCGCTGGAACGTGTACGTCTCCGACGGGATCATAACGTGGGAGAGCCAGGACCCGGATTATCCCTCCGTCGGTCCGGACAAACCGGAGTACGAACCGCGCGGTTGTCCTCGCGGCGCCTCTTTCTCGTGGTATTCCTATTCCCCGACAAGGGTACGTTTTCCGTACGCGCGAGGCGTACTGGTGGAAATGTACCGCGAGGCGCTGAAACAGCACGGAGACCCGGTCGTCGCTTGGGCGTCGGTGATGGACGACCCGATGAAGAGACTGTCCTATCACCGTGCCCGCGGAAAGGGCGGGCTCGTCCGGATCAGCTGGGACGAAGCCGCGGAAATCGCCGCCGCCGCG contains these protein-coding regions:
- a CDS encoding ATP-binding protein, with product MSTDQAARTGAKVEILTLDIGGDLSEPARVRAWARAELRDFTEADLTDTILVLDELVSNAVRHGKPPRQVRLLRRPGRLRIEVDDSGKAPAIPRQPSETGGRGLALIDACATAWGQDHDEHGKTVWAELAQA
- a CDS encoding ATP-binding protein; this encodes MKHVPAPVPHEFRDRVPAEPGRLVGLRKQLSIWLAGLGVDGERQEDIVLASNEALANSAEHAYRDGTDGVIDIRATADRDEIEIVVTDYGNWKPANPADTIRGRGLLLIERLADHAECAYRGDGTTVTMTWTTSPRGGR
- a CDS encoding PP2C family protein-serine/threonine phosphatase yields the protein MESGADASPLVELVGRLRAEAALIDGLHSVGRRLTSQLDIDRIVQDATDSATKATGAAFGAFFYNLVDQFGESYTLYTLSGVPREAFSQFPMPRNTEIFAPTFDGVRTVRSDDITADPCFGKNPPYNGMPKGHLPVRSYLAVPVLSPTTGKVLGGFFFGHAEPGRFTARHEYLAEGIAGYSAIALDNARLYERERTLVTELARSMLPEVPDIPGLRIITRYLPAATGINVGGDWFDVIRLPSGRTAFVIGDVVGHGVPAATVMGQTRTAIRAYALLELRPSELLRRVSQLTEPGFVTCFYAVHDPEDHSLTYANAGHPPAVLRRPDGRIDQVGEALSPPLGVGTVFTEERTGFPPGTDLLLYTDGLVESPTRDITLGIERLLGAFVAYGDRLGDAAAWDDLIEEITHNRHDDDIAVIHVQHTTGGER
- a CDS encoding STAS domain-containing protein; amino-acid sequence: MTESERVESGAVALEGTDDTAVLEVTGALDLALASRLRLMVERAFRLRPAVMIVDLTAVEFLASAGMAELVRAERLCAGTTQVRVVAGSRVVLRPLELTRLTDELAVYPTRTAALEA